Genomic window (Aquimarina sp. BL5):
TTTACGTTAATACCGAAGGTATTATGTTTTTTAAGAGATTTGTTACGTTCTATTTTCAAAAAAGATGGAATTTGAGTTAACTATTATTTTCTTTTCACTTTAAGTTCCGAAATATATGATTATTTATAGTTTTATAAAGTAATATTTTCTTCGGCGACTGTAATTGCTTTCTGATCGGTAGTATATTTCTCTAAAGCCAGTTTTAGAATATTAATAGCCTTTTTTAGATCCCTTCTGTTTAGAACATAAGCTATTCTTACCTGATTTAATCCCACGTTAGGACTAGAATAAAATCCTGAAGCCGGTGCTAACATTAAGGTTTCGTTATTTACGTGGAATTCTTCTAACAACCATTTTGCAAAATGATCTGCATCTTTTATTGGTAATTCAGCGATACAATAAAAAGCTCCACTTGGCATAGCTACTTTAATCCCAGGTATTTGTCTTAATCCTTCAACTAATGTATCTCTTCGCGCCTTATATTTTGCCACGGTTTCAATATAATAGGATTCTGGAGCTTCTAGGGCTGCTTCACTGGCAATTTGAGCAAAGGTAGGAGGACTCAGTCTGGCTTGTGCAAACTTCATTGCCGTTTCCATAACACTTTTGTTTTTACTGACCATGCAACCTATTCTAGCGCCACACATGCTATATCGTTTAGATACTGAATCAACCACTATGGCGTAATCATCAAGAGCTCTTTCTTGTAAAATAGAGTAATGCTCAGAATCTCCATATACAAACTCCCTATATACCTCGTCCGAGATTAGGAATAGATCATGTTTAATAGCTAGTTTGGCTAATTGCTGTATTTCT
Coding sequences:
- a CDS encoding pyridoxal phosphate-dependent aminotransferase; this encodes MPVISSKGKAMPESPIRKLAPFAEKAVKEGKHIFRLNIGQPDIKTPIEAMNAVRNHKLDVLAYSHSAGFESFRKKLAGYYAKHDITISSDDILITTGGSEALIFTMGSITDPGDEIIVPEPFYANYYSFSTQSTVTVVPVISKIENGFALPPIKEFEKLITTKTKAILICNPGNPTGYLYSKEEIQQLAKLAIKHDLFLISDEVYREFVYGDSEHYSILQERALDDYAIVVDSVSKRYSMCGARIGCMVSKNKSVMETAMKFAQARLSPPTFAQIASEAALEAPESYYIETVAKYKARRDTLVEGLRQIPGIKVAMPSGAFYCIAELPIKDADHFAKWLLEEFHVNNETLMLAPASGFYSSPNVGLNQVRIAYVLNRRDLKKAINILKLALEKYTTDQKAITVAEENITL